In Litorimonas taeanensis, one DNA window encodes the following:
- a CDS encoding L,D-transpeptidase family protein — protein MKNLLLTLMLTLIGVPQLAWGQVSPSEAGAKPSVVIQAPKPLAPQATAKFYSQQTEKRIWTEPANFQALIQALEGLDAHGLSSAHYHLTALKSLPEGDDRDRLATDAWFSAAAHMLYGKLNPISLEPDWTAARREADLPLALTKALSENSILESLEAFAPKQASYTALKAELAALKLEAQKPQTRIALGEALKASMQNDRVSSLQARLIELGYLPDAAQNGIMDEQTVDAVKAFQRASELDDDGVAGPATVKALNRGYTDKINQLRLNMERWRWLPEDLGKRHLRANIAAFTVEAWNNGSIERTHLTIVGKPYRKTPVFSDSVEYLVINPWWETPHSLATRDKLPLFRKDPAAVKRLGFQILDRSGNIVSSDTIDWNAVSPSQFPYRIRQAPGDQNALGQVKIMFPNIHNVYLHDTPTRGLFSQRQRAFSSGCLRTENPLDLAAWLMSGTEWTREKIDNVVANGKETRITLPQTVPVHILYFTAVSEGDAGIRYLDDIYDRDAKVLAALDSKPS, from the coding sequence ATGAAAAACCTTCTCCTAACTTTGATGCTGACCTTAATAGGCGTTCCGCAATTGGCGTGGGGGCAGGTGTCGCCTTCTGAGGCGGGTGCAAAGCCTAGCGTTGTGATACAGGCTCCTAAACCGCTTGCTCCACAGGCGACGGCTAAGTTTTACTCTCAGCAGACAGAAAAACGGATTTGGACAGAGCCAGCAAATTTTCAGGCCCTAATACAGGCCTTAGAGGGGCTAGACGCCCATGGTCTGTCATCAGCCCATTATCATTTAACGGCGTTGAAATCTTTACCCGAAGGAGATGACAGAGACAGGCTCGCGACCGACGCTTGGTTTTCCGCGGCGGCTCATATGTTATATGGTAAGCTAAACCCTATTAGCCTTGAGCCTGACTGGACAGCGGCGCGGCGCGAAGCCGATTTACCACTCGCTTTGACAAAGGCATTATCTGAGAATTCTATTCTTGAAAGCTTGGAGGCTTTCGCGCCGAAACAGGCAAGCTATACAGCCCTAAAGGCTGAATTGGCGGCATTGAAGCTAGAGGCTCAGAAACCCCAAACGCGTATTGCTTTGGGAGAAGCTTTGAAAGCCTCTATGCAAAATGATCGCGTGTCGTCGTTACAAGCACGGCTGATAGAGCTTGGTTATTTGCCTGATGCTGCGCAAAATGGGATTATGGATGAACAGACGGTAGACGCTGTTAAAGCCTTTCAGCGAGCGTCAGAATTGGATGATGACGGCGTAGCAGGCCCCGCGACAGTGAAAGCCTTGAATCGCGGATATACGGATAAGATCAATCAACTGCGTTTGAATATGGAACGCTGGCGTTGGTTGCCAGAGGATTTGGGTAAACGCCATCTACGCGCCAATATAGCGGCCTTTACAGTCGAGGCATGGAATAATGGATCTATTGAACGGACGCATTTGACCATAGTAGGAAAACCCTATCGAAAAACGCCTGTATTTTCTGATAGTGTTGAGTATTTGGTGATTAACCCGTGGTGGGAAACGCCCCATTCTTTGGCGACTCGGGATAAATTACCTTTATTTCGCAAAGATCCCGCTGCGGTAAAACGGCTAGGGTTCCAAATCCTTGATCGTAGCGGCAATATTGTGTCCTCTGATACAATTGACTGGAACGCGGTTTCCCCTAGTCAATTCCCCTATAGAATTCGTCAGGCGCCAGGGGATCAGAATGCTTTGGGGCAGGTGAAAATCATGTTCCCTAATATTCACAATGTTTATTTGCATGACACGCCGACGCGCGGTTTATTTTCTCAAAGACAGAGAGCCTTTTCGTCAGGATGTTTGCGAACCGAGAATCCATTGGATCTCGCGGCTTGGTTAATGTCGGGGACAGAGTGGACGCGAGAGAAAATTGACAATGTCGTCGCAAATGGAAAAGAAACGCGCATCACCTTGCCGCAAACAGTGCCCGTACATATATTATATTTTACGGCTGTGAGCGAAGGCGATGCCGGAATTCGTTATCTGGACGATATTTACGACAGAGACGCTAAAGTTTTAGCCGCGCTTGATTCTAAACCCTCTTAA
- a CDS encoding D-Ala-D-Ala carboxypeptidase family metallohydrolase, which yields MGRFLLKLTATTCALFFNFTSAAINNQPRADRVDYTISFQGITSDLRLLSTSIMPEEKLSIRTDAQAIASAGQLRHENGEWHWTAPEKPGRYTLSFMQDWQVIILNVFVLTPFNNGKETDLNGYEIGTYRKTLFKGVSTYAEPLGFIDMSHGPADLQISPHFTLGQFVCKQVSKSGHTYLLIRPETLIKLETLLEAANEKGWKAETLHVMSGFRTPYYNRSIGNRTTSSRHLYGGAADIWLDGDGDGQMDDLNKDGRVDKADARELAKLAEQLAAKGGRDWPVGGIGVYGANAAHGPFIHIDSRGYKARWGHK from the coding sequence ATGGGTAGATTTTTACTAAAGCTAACGGCGACTACTTGCGCCCTATTCTTTAATTTTACATCCGCAGCAATAAATAATCAGCCCCGAGCGGATAGGGTGGATTATACCATTTCATTCCAAGGCATAACGAGCGACTTACGTTTGCTCTCGACCTCTATTATGCCTGAGGAGAAGTTATCCATCCGAACCGATGCGCAGGCAATAGCGTCAGCCGGTCAGTTAAGGCATGAAAACGGTGAATGGCATTGGACAGCCCCCGAAAAACCGGGCCGATACACACTGTCATTTATGCAGGACTGGCAAGTTATCATCCTGAATGTTTTTGTTCTGACTCCGTTTAACAATGGCAAGGAGACAGACCTAAATGGGTATGAAATCGGAACCTATCGCAAGACATTATTCAAAGGGGTGTCGACTTATGCAGAACCGCTCGGTTTTATTGATATGTCTCATGGACCCGCAGATTTGCAAATTTCGCCGCATTTCACATTAGGACAGTTCGTTTGTAAGCAGGTTTCCAAATCCGGCCATACCTATCTTCTCATCCGTCCTGAAACCCTCATAAAGCTTGAGACTTTATTAGAGGCGGCCAATGAAAAGGGATGGAAGGCAGAGACGCTTCATGTCATGAGCGGCTTTCGCACGCCTTATTATAATCGCTCTATTGGTAATCGAACTACATCCTCTCGGCATTTATATGGCGGTGCGGCGGATATATGGCTTGACGGTGACGGAGATGGTCAAATGGATGATCTGAATAAGGATGGCCGTGTTGATAAAGCTGATGCACGAGAGCTAGCCAAATTGGCCGAGCAATTAGCCGCCAAAGGGGGCAGGGATTGGCCCGTTGGCGGTATTGGGGTCTATGGCGCGAATGCGGCGCATGGGCCTTTCATACACATCGATTCACGCGGCTATAAGGCCCGATGGGGCCATAAATGA